One segment of Ziziphus jujuba cultivar Dongzao chromosome 12, ASM3175591v1 DNA contains the following:
- the LOC107429443 gene encoding zinc finger protein CONSTANS-LIKE 16 produces the protein MISSKKVTNAVGGKTARACDNCVKKRARWYCAADDAFLCQACDSSVHSANSLARRHERVRLKTSSSLKPIVVDSLDGGALLENSSPPWQRGVTRKARTPRNGKSVINHHNKSSKSREKSANNLFSLVPEVGGDETSHEENEEEQLLYRVPIFDPLVTVACDVETNTGSDGIESKANNISVTPNNDNCISSGHEGENSHGFLPSEMDLEEFAADVESLLGKGLENECFGMEELGLVDCCKEKETTTSESSGKVLVVKVEAEEEEQEDGSKEGDETEIDMMREPFELNFEDYDSPASNCSDEDGKVDVGIELKMKNINGSGGENDDEDEKKGKNNDKNEKRKILLKLDYEAVLTAWSSSQRSPWTTGDRPELDTVDCWPEYMGICGGEIHQHHHAYGDMSGIGGNSAMANGGREARVSRYREKRRTRLFSKKIRYEVRKLNAEKRPRMKGRFVKRASFASGSSPAFPRSAK, from the exons atgaTTTCTAGCAAAAAGGTAACAAATGCCGTCGGTGGGAAAACCGCCAGAGCCTGCGATAACTGTGTGAAAAAGCGAGCTCGATGGTACTGTGCTGCCGACGATGCATTTCTCTGCCAAGCCTGCGATTCTTCCGTCCACTCGGCGAATTCCTTAGCCCGTAGACACGAAAGGGTTCGCCTGAAAACCTCATCATCGCTGAAACCCATCGTCGTTGATTCCTTAGATGGAGGAGCTCTGCTGGAAAATTCTTCACCGCCATGGCAACGAGGCGTCACCAGAAAAGCTCGAACACCGAGAAATGGGAAATCCGTGATTAACCACCATAATAAATCTTCGAAATCCAGAGAGAAATCGGCAAACAACCTATTCTCTCTAGTGCCAGAAGTCGGTGGAGACGAAACATCacatgaagaaaatgaagaagagcAGCTCCTTTACAGGGTTCCAATCTTCGATCCCTTGGTCACTGTTGCTTGTGACGTGGAAACTAATACTGGGTCTGATGGAATCGAATCCAAAGCGAATAATATTTCTGTAACTCCTAATAATGATAATTGTATTTCATCAGGTCATGAGGGAGAAAATTCACATGGATTTCTTCCGAGTGAGATGGATCTGGAAGAATTCGCAGCCGATGTTGAAAGCTTATTGGGAAAGGGGttagagaatgagtgttttGGTATGGAAGAGTTGGGTTTGGTGGATTGCTGCAAAGAGAAAGAAACGACGACGTCGGAGAGTAGTGGAAAAGTACTAGTAGTGAAGGTTGAAGCAGAAGAGGAAGAACAAGAGGATGGTAGTAAAGAAGGAGATGAGACTGAGATCGATATGATGAGGGAACCGTTCGAGTTGAATTTCGAAGATTACGACTCTCCGGCTTCTAATTGTAGCGATGAAGATGGAAAAGTGGATGTGGGAATTGAGTtgaagatgaaaaatattaatggtAGTGGTGGAGAAAATGATGATGaggatgagaagaaggggaagaataatgataaaaatgagAAGAGGAAAATACTTTTGAAGCTTGATTATGAGGCTGTACTTACAGCTTGGTCTAGCAGCCAACGGTCACCATGGACCACCGGTGATCGGCCGGAGTTGGACACTGTTGACTGCTGGCCTGAATACATG GGTATATGTGGAGGTGAGATTCATCAACATCATCATGCATATGGAGATATGAGTGGAATTGGAGGAAACTCAGCAATGGCGAACGGAGGAAGAGAAGCAAGAGTATCAAGGTacagagagaagagaagaaCGAGGCTGTTCTCCAAGAAAATAAGGTACGAGGTTCGCAAATTGAATGCCGAGAAGAGGCCTCGAATGAAAGGACGGTTTGTCAAGCGAGCTTCTTTTGCCTCTGGATCATCACCTGCCTTTCCTCGATCTGCTAAATAA